The following are from one region of the Vibrio parahaemolyticus genome:
- the soxR gene encoding redox-sensitive transcriptional activator SoxR produces MEISVGEVAKRSGVKVSALHFYEQKGLISSWRNQGNQRRYHRSVLRRVAVIKAAQQVGLSLEEIKHALDELPKHQAPNKEQWEVMASHWHEQLEQKIQKLKALQNDLGGCIGCGCLSLETCALRNPEDVLGKDHSGSNLTLEEGA; encoded by the coding sequence ATGGAAATCAGCGTAGGAGAAGTGGCAAAACGTTCTGGAGTGAAAGTCTCTGCCCTGCATTTTTATGAACAAAAAGGACTGATTTCGAGTTGGAGAAATCAAGGCAATCAGCGCCGCTACCACCGTAGCGTTTTGCGCCGTGTCGCGGTGATTAAAGCGGCTCAGCAAGTTGGGTTATCGTTAGAAGAAATTAAACATGCGCTAGATGAGCTGCCGAAACATCAAGCTCCGAACAAAGAGCAATGGGAAGTCATGGCGAGCCATTGGCATGAACAGTTAGAACAAAAGATTCAAAAGCTCAAAGCCTTGCAAAACGATTTGGGTGGATGCATTGGCTGCGGATGTTTGTCGTTAGAAACCTGCGCACTGCGAAACCCAGAAGATGTGTTAGGCAAAGATCACTCAGGTTCTAATTTGACCTTAGAAGAAGGGGCGTAA
- a CDS encoding phospholipase D family protein, which translates to MLHTLSKFIFASMFSVLSACSSIESNQPSEKSTTFHFGYQQDSVLAHYFEAYGEDPKTITGFYPLNQGHDALLARTSLIESAQKSLDLQYYIYRGDETSQLITWRLYEAAKRGVRIRLLLDDMQKRNDNVMAALNAHPNIEIRLFNPHQYRSARIFALTSDFERLNRRMHNKSLIADSVSAIVGGRNIGNEYFSFESEVEFGDFDLLLYGEAVQQTADQFDLYWNSVHAVPMEWISPESQSVSNAAIQKQVTKLNLQEKFSSGRYDFTALDMYQDLKQGKLNLYWGDGQVWFDLPDKVTTHDSQLVGNLTELLKSVEHSFVLISPYFIPTEAGTKALTNAAKRGVDITIVTNSLASNDVFAVHGWYAKYREDLLESGIKLWEVKSSAKLKSKWSLTGSSRASLHAKAMTIDDETLFVGSMNWDPRSAALNTEMAVVIEQPEYVQTFLAKLPSQLKDNAYRLTLRDGDIVWTNTKTGEEYDSEPEAGVFRRLGAWFSGILPIEDQL; encoded by the coding sequence TTGTTACATACGCTCTCCAAATTCATTTTCGCATCCATGTTCTCAGTGCTTTCAGCATGCTCATCAATCGAATCAAATCAGCCAAGTGAGAAATCCACAACTTTCCATTTCGGCTATCAACAAGATTCGGTTCTGGCTCATTACTTTGAAGCTTATGGCGAAGATCCTAAAACCATCACTGGCTTTTACCCGCTCAACCAAGGACACGATGCCCTTCTTGCTCGTACTTCTCTCATCGAGTCCGCACAAAAAAGCTTGGATCTTCAGTACTATATTTATCGCGGTGACGAAACCAGCCAGCTGATCACTTGGCGTTTGTACGAAGCAGCAAAACGAGGCGTCAGAATCCGACTGCTGCTTGATGACATGCAAAAACGCAACGACAACGTCATGGCGGCTCTAAATGCGCACCCCAATATTGAGATACGCCTGTTCAATCCTCATCAATACCGCTCTGCACGAATCTTTGCGTTAACCAGTGACTTCGAACGTCTGAACCGCCGAATGCACAATAAATCGCTGATTGCTGACAGTGTCTCTGCGATTGTCGGTGGACGAAATATTGGTAACGAGTATTTCTCTTTTGAATCAGAAGTAGAGTTCGGCGACTTCGATTTACTGCTCTACGGGGAAGCCGTGCAGCAAACGGCGGATCAGTTTGATCTTTATTGGAACAGCGTACACGCCGTGCCGATGGAGTGGATATCGCCAGAATCTCAAAGCGTCTCCAATGCCGCGATTCAAAAACAAGTCACCAAACTAAACTTGCAAGAAAAGTTCTCTTCTGGCCGATACGATTTTACCGCCTTGGATATGTATCAAGACCTCAAACAAGGCAAACTGAACTTGTACTGGGGTGATGGACAAGTTTGGTTCGATTTGCCAGATAAAGTCACGACACACGATAGCCAGTTAGTCGGAAACTTAACCGAGCTACTAAAAAGTGTTGAGCACTCTTTCGTGCTCATCTCGCCTTATTTCATCCCAACAGAAGCTGGCACAAAAGCTCTGACGAATGCAGCTAAGCGAGGTGTCGACATCACCATCGTAACCAACAGCCTTGCGTCGAATGACGTCTTTGCCGTTCATGGCTGGTACGCCAAATATCGTGAAGATTTGCTCGAATCCGGCATCAAACTTTGGGAAGTGAAATCCAGCGCGAAGCTCAAGAGTAAATGGAGCTTAACAGGTAGTAGCCGCGCGAGCTTACACGCAAAGGCAATGACGATTGATGACGAAACACTGTTCGTCGGCTCTATGAACTGGGACCCTCGATCTGCGGCTTTGAATACCGAAATGGCCGTTGTGATTGAACAACCGGAATACGTGCAAACGTTTTTGGCAAAATTACCCAGCCAACTGAAAGACAACGCTTATCGACTCACTCTACGTGACGGAGACATTGTTTGGACAAACACCAAAACTGGTGAGGAATATGATTCGGAACCCGAAGCAGGCGTTTTTCGCCGATTAGGCGCTTGGTTCTCTGGCATTTTGCCAATAGAAGATCAACTTTAA
- a CDS encoding DUF2391 family protein, which yields MSSHFNLEDASQVLVGAFALAVPISFSEEAWRLGESLPMINLLMLLSLSVIFLSFFAYQSVFQSHIRKRIPIFVFRVVIAYSIAAIVVALVLFCLDKLPLFTDPIVAIKRVIVITMPASMGAIVVDSFDKE from the coding sequence ATGAGCAGCCACTTTAATCTTGAAGATGCCAGCCAAGTATTAGTGGGCGCTTTTGCCCTTGCTGTGCCTATCTCTTTTTCGGAAGAAGCATGGCGATTGGGTGAAAGCTTACCCATGATAAACCTGCTCATGTTGTTAAGCCTTTCTGTGATTTTTCTCAGCTTTTTCGCTTATCAAAGCGTATTTCAAAGCCACATTAGAAAACGCATCCCCATCTTTGTATTTCGCGTTGTGATCGCCTATTCCATCGCCGCTATCGTGGTAGCTTTGGTGCTATTTTGTCTCGACAAGTTGCCGCTCTTTACAGACCCGATCGTTGCGATAAAACGCGTTATCGTCATCACAATGCCAGCGTCGATGGGCGCGATTGTGGTGGACAGTTTCGACAAAGAATAA
- a CDS encoding tetratricopeptide repeat protein, whose amino-acid sequence MRLFIALFFSLILSLPTLASEEKYSESDLLDRPLMERYILDELKSLRQDYQSLEKRMITEITDRELTVADKSLNYANVTVTYFFYIIAGVASLIAFVGWQSLREFKHNTKEMADKRLEKIAQEYEKKFVALERDLKRKTRIISENNKEIEKINEIHNLWLRAQSSQTPEQRIEIYDEILVIRPGDLEALTYKADAAMEINEYHWALSICNRVLEVDYTNGPALYQRACAYSRLGIEEQAIEDLERAIDYSPSIRDLLAEERDLELLHGNERFEKLLQLSNNNE is encoded by the coding sequence ATGCGCTTATTTATTGCCCTCTTCTTCTCCCTGATTCTTTCTCTCCCGACTCTGGCATCCGAAGAAAAATATTCTGAATCAGATCTATTAGATAGACCGTTAATGGAACGCTATATTTTAGATGAACTTAAATCCTTACGTCAGGATTACCAAAGCCTTGAAAAGCGAATGATCACCGAGATCACCGATCGTGAATTAACGGTGGCGGATAAATCGCTGAACTACGCAAATGTGACGGTAACGTACTTCTTCTACATCATCGCGGGCGTGGCATCATTGATCGCCTTTGTAGGTTGGCAGTCGCTGCGCGAGTTTAAACACAACACAAAAGAAATGGCGGACAAGCGATTGGAAAAAATCGCTCAAGAATATGAAAAGAAATTTGTTGCGCTGGAGCGAGATTTAAAACGCAAAACTCGCATCATCAGTGAAAACAACAAAGAGATTGAAAAGATCAACGAAATCCACAACTTGTGGTTACGTGCTCAAAGTTCGCAAACGCCGGAACAACGTATTGAGATTTATGACGAAATCTTGGTAATTCGACCTGGTGACCTTGAAGCATTGACTTACAAAGCCGATGCGGCCATGGAAATAAACGAATACCATTGGGCGCTAAGCATATGTAACCGAGTGCTCGAGGTTGATTACACCAATGGCCCTGCGCTTTACCAACGCGCTTGTGCGTACTCTCGATTAGGGATTGAGGAACAAGCGATTGAAGATCTGGAACGCGCCATTGACTACAGCCCTTCAATTCGCGATTTGTTGGCAGAAGAACGCGATCTTGAATTGCTGCACGGTAACGAGCGATTCGAGAAGCTGTTGCAACTGAGCAATAACAACGAATAA
- a CDS encoding ASCH domain-containing protein: MDAKAKNYLNRYFDALSPEQKSAIPSVSADYYCADEYNANVCAELVRIGQKTASCSMELWYSEHGEPMPEVGHLQVVTNWDGEPVCVIQITDVSTCRYDEVTVEFAYAEGEGDRTLNWWRDAHAAFFKAECDELNIDWHEQRLLVLERFKVVYPFE; this comes from the coding sequence ATGGACGCAAAAGCAAAAAACTACTTAAATCGGTATTTTGATGCGCTCTCCCCAGAGCAGAAAAGTGCTATTCCATCAGTCAGTGCTGACTACTATTGTGCCGATGAATACAACGCGAATGTGTGCGCCGAACTCGTTCGTATTGGGCAGAAAACGGCATCGTGCAGTATGGAGCTGTGGTACAGCGAGCACGGGGAGCCGATGCCAGAGGTCGGGCATTTGCAAGTCGTCACCAATTGGGACGGTGAGCCTGTTTGTGTGATTCAAATTACGGACGTGAGCACTTGTCGATATGATGAAGTCACCGTAGAGTTTGCCTACGCAGAAGGCGAAGGTGATAGAACGTTGAACTGGTGGCGTGACGCGCATGCTGCATTTTTTAAAGCCGAGTGCGATGAGTTGAACATCGATTGGCATGAGCAACGTTTGCTGGTTCTAGAACGCTTTAAAGTGGTTTATCCATTTGAATAA
- a CDS encoding class I SAM-dependent methyltransferase, with protein sequence MSVSWDPYYQKVAQQPHRVNVEKALQFHTLAEKIAVDAGCGTGRDSNFLLAQGFRVHAFDSNSDAIKTCETRFSEQPNFSISQACFSDFDYPKCTLFIASASLFFCPKAHFENVWNQIDSSLPSGGVFCGDFLGVNDSWVDSNSHAHLTSLTRQQVEQCFEGYDIVSMHERDEDGTTIVGTPKHWHVFSVTAVKR encoded by the coding sequence ATGTCAGTTTCATGGGATCCGTACTATCAAAAAGTCGCTCAACAACCACACAGGGTCAATGTAGAAAAAGCCCTACAATTTCACACATTAGCAGAGAAAATTGCCGTTGACGCTGGCTGCGGTACAGGGAGAGACTCCAATTTTCTTCTCGCACAAGGCTTTCGTGTTCACGCATTCGACAGCAACTCAGATGCAATAAAAACCTGTGAGACGCGTTTTTCTGAACAGCCGAACTTCTCCATCTCGCAAGCGTGTTTCAGCGATTTTGATTACCCTAAGTGCACCCTATTTATTGCTAGCGCCAGTCTGTTCTTTTGTCCAAAAGCGCACTTTGAAAACGTGTGGAATCAAATCGATTCTTCTTTGCCATCAGGTGGTGTTTTCTGCGGAGACTTTTTAGGCGTAAACGACTCTTGGGTTGATTCAAACTCGCATGCTCATCTAACCTCACTCACTCGCCAGCAAGTCGAGCAATGTTTTGAAGGCTATGACATCGTCTCCATGCATGAAAGAGATGAAGATGGCACCACCATAGTCGGGACGCCTAAACATTGGCATGTATTCAGCGTCACGGCAGTGAAACGTTAA
- a CDS encoding MFS transporter, whose amino-acid sequence MKNKTQPYLAGRFFDSISSGLFMMALPWVMLSEPKMGTFVALVSLSCTAISFLTTPFFSTLVDRHSRKALLVLNQWIQSGMALVVFIAYWLGFESHWLLAFAQLVYWVSSNFAWTTNNAFTQENYQHHEYAKISGQQEIVMQSTTLGAGALGIVLLEMWGMKEFALFAASASALAAMFYILTPYTQQLRASKSVAFIAQLKESKQIFRLEPRFYGFILLSCLSYPTLTYLSKLVPIWFSEQGISGDWFAGFNISFGLGSLLTGFIVTKVLSRASHSHIMFASMVMVSIAFIGMSFAISPLTILLFTALFGVFNALNRIARVNWMHHTVAVHQRGRVDGGISMFATTIQSLSYVLIAMLSHYELTQYGFAIAAVVMVLAVVLMGLLSRDVEPFNDLPLHAAVK is encoded by the coding sequence ATGAAAAATAAAACTCAGCCGTACTTAGCAGGCCGCTTCTTCGACAGTATATCCTCTGGCTTGTTCATGATGGCACTGCCATGGGTCATGCTTTCCGAGCCCAAAATGGGCACATTCGTCGCTTTAGTTTCTCTGAGCTGCACCGCGATTTCTTTTCTGACAACGCCTTTCTTTTCCACTTTAGTGGACCGACACTCACGAAAAGCACTCCTCGTGCTCAATCAATGGATTCAATCGGGCATGGCTTTGGTGGTGTTCATTGCTTATTGGTTAGGGTTTGAATCCCACTGGCTGTTGGCTTTTGCGCAATTGGTGTATTGGGTTTCGAGTAACTTTGCATGGACGACCAACAACGCCTTCACCCAAGAAAATTATCAGCATCACGAATACGCAAAAATTTCGGGTCAGCAAGAAATTGTAATGCAATCCACAACCCTTGGAGCTGGCGCGTTGGGTATTGTTTTGCTTGAAATGTGGGGCATGAAAGAGTTTGCTTTGTTTGCGGCCAGCGCATCCGCTTTGGCGGCGATGTTTTATATTCTGACGCCGTATACCCAACAATTGAGGGCATCAAAATCCGTAGCTTTCATCGCACAACTCAAAGAGAGCAAACAAATATTCCGTCTCGAACCCCGATTTTATGGCTTTATTCTGCTCTCTTGCCTCTCTTATCCTACATTGACGTATTTGAGCAAACTGGTGCCGATTTGGTTTTCTGAACAAGGCATCTCTGGCGATTGGTTTGCAGGGTTCAACATCAGTTTTGGTCTCGGCTCGTTACTAACAGGTTTCATTGTCACCAAAGTGCTGAGTCGCGCCTCCCATAGCCACATTATGTTTGCTTCGATGGTCATGGTATCTATAGCGTTTATCGGAATGAGTTTTGCGATAAGCCCACTGACCATCTTATTGTTTACGGCTCTGTTTGGTGTGTTTAACGCGCTAAATCGCATTGCGAGAGTCAACTGGATGCATCACACCGTAGCGGTTCATCAACGAGGTCGCGTCGATGGCGGCATCAGCATGTTTGCCACCACCATTCAATCTCTCAGTTACGTGTTAATCGCGATGTTAAGTCATTACGAGCTAACACAATACGGTTTTGCAATAGCAGCTGTTGTCATGGTGTTAGCAGTGGTTTTGATGGGATTACTCAGCCGAGACGTCGAGCCGTTTAACGACCTGCCCCTTCATGCAGCAGTAAAGTGA